The following proteins are encoded in a genomic region of Ailuropoda melanoleuca isolate Jingjing chromosome 10, ASM200744v2, whole genome shotgun sequence:
- the MARF1 gene encoding meiosis regulator and mRNA stability factor 1 isoform X8, which translates to MMEGSGTEDSCSRTPGWLQQNNDAKPWLWKFSNCFSRPEQTLPLSPQTKDYMENKKVAVELKDVPSPLHAGSKLFPAVPLPDIHSLQQPKIQLSPVPKVSCCAHCPNEPSTSPMHFGGGGGGGSGGTGSLIHPGALLDSQSTRTITCQVGSGFAFQSASSLQNASARNNLAGIASDFPSMCLESNLSACKHLPCCGKLHFQSCHGNVHKLHQFPALQGCASAAYFPCSDFTSGAPGHLEEHISQSELTPHLCTNSLHLNVVPPVCLKGSLYCEDCLNKPARNSIIDAAKVWPNIPPPNTQTAPVTIPLCNGCGTKGTGKETTLLLATSLGKASSKFGSPEVALAGQVLENLPPIGVFWDIENCSVPSGRSATAVVQRIREKFFKGHREAEFICVCDISKENKEVIQELNNCQVTVAHINATAKNAADDKLRQSLRRFANTHTAPATVVLVSTDVNFALELSDLRHRHGFHIILVHKNQASEALLHHANELIRFEEFISDLPPRLPLKMPQCHTLLYVYNLPANKDGKSISNRLRRLSDNCGGKVLSITGCSAILRFINQDSAERAQKRMENEDVFGNRIIVSFTPKTRELCETKSSSAIADKAKSPKKLKNPKLCLIKDTSEQSSSAKATPGKGSQANSGSATKNTNVKSLQELCRMESKTGTRNSDSQQGNPRLAAPPHRSLSATAPVPKNSGTAESAYKTNPKKENLCARSVTSSPVEKKDKEETPFQVSYPSAFSKLITSRQVSPLLSAQSWSSRASPLAFNIANPSIGADSSDPFANGADIQISNIDYRLSRKELQQLMQEAFSRHGKVKSVELSPHTDYQLKAVVQMENLQEAISAVNSLHRYKIGSKKILVSLATGAANKSLSLLSAETMSILQDAPACCLPLFKFTDIYEKKFGHKLNVSDLYKLTDTVAIREQGNGRLVCLLPSSQARQSPLGSSQSHDGSSTNCSPIIFEELEYHEPVCRQHCSNKDFSEHEFDPDSYKIPFVILSLKTFAPQVHSLLQTHEGTVPLLSFPDCYAAEFGDLEAVQENQGGVPLEHLITCVPGVNIATAQNGVKVVKWIHNKPPPPNTDPWLLRSKSPVGNPQLIQFSREVIDLLKSQPSCVIPISNFIPSYHHHFAKQCRVSDYGYSKLIELLEAVPHVLQILGMGSKRLLTLTHRAQVKRFTQDLLKLLKSQASKQVIVREFSQAYHWCFSKDWDVTEYGVCELIDIVSEIPDTTICLSQQDNEMVICIPKRERTQDEIERTKQFSKDVVDLLRHQPHFRMPFNKFIPSYHHHFGRQCKLAYYGFTKLLELFEAIPDILQVLECGEEKILTLTEVERFKALAAQFVKLLRSQKDNCLMMTDLLTEYAKTFGYTFRLQDYDVSSISALTQKLCHVVKIADMESGKQIQLINRKSLRALTAQLLVLLMSWEGTAHLSVDELKRHYETTHSVPLNPCEYGFMTLTELLKSLPYLVEVFTNEKTEECVKLTSLYLFAKNVRSLLHTYHYQQLFLHEFSMAYTKYVGETLQPKTYGYSSVEELLGAIPQVVWIKGHGHKRIVVLKNDMKSRLSSLGLAPTHPENQPSATEHIPAVPESGIAVELELGAGSDGPHQTDQELLRLTNDSPVDLLCAPVPSCLPSPQLRPDPVILQSADLIQFEEHPPEPPEIMSLNQEEKIEIPVPVKNHNPASDSGSSGISAAVPVPPCPSSETSESLPSKDPVESPAKKQPKNRVKLAANFSFAPITKL; encoded by the exons AAAGATTACATGGAGAACAAGAAAGTTGCTGTGGAATTAAAGGATGTGCCATCTCCCCTTCATGCTGGCTCTAAACTTtttccagcagtcccacttccaGATATCCATTCTCTTCAGCAACCTAAAATACAGCTTTCACCTGTCCCCAAAGTAAGCTGCTGTGCTCATTGCCCTAATGAACCCTCCACGTCGCCAATGCATtttggtggtggcggtggtggcggGAGCGGAGGTACCGGTAGCTTGATTCACCCGGGCGCACTGTTAGACTCGCAGAGCACCAGGACCATCACGTGTCAGGTAGGGTCAGGGTTCGCTTTCCAGTCTGCGTCTTCGCTCCAGAATGCCTCAGCTAGGAACAATTTGGCCGGCATTGCAAGTGACTTTCCCAGCATGTGTCTCGAAAGTAATCTCTCTGCCTGCAAACACCTGCCCTGTTGCGGAAAGCTTCATTTCCAGTCATGCCATGGTAATGTGCACAAGCTGCATCAGTTCCCGGCTCTCCAGGGCTGCGCCTCTGCTGCCTATTTCCCCTGTTCTGATTTCACAAGCGGGGCTCCAGGGCATTTGGAAGAGCACATTTCACAGTCGGAGCTAACGCCTCACTTGTGCACCAATTCTTTGCACCTAAATGTGGTACCTCCGGTTTGTTTAAAGGGCTCACTTTACTGCGAAGACTGTCTAAACAAG ccGGCAAGAAATAGTATAATTGATGCTGCTAAAGTCTGGCCAAATATACCACCTCCAAATACTCAAACTGCACCTGTTACTATTCCTCTGTGTAATGGCTGTGGAACCAAAGGAACAGGGAAGGAGACCACGTTGTTATTGGCGACCAGTCTAGGCAAAGCTTCTTCGAAATTTG GGTCACCAGAAGTTGCGCTAGCCGGACAGGTGCTGGAAAACTTACCCCCGATTGGAGTTTTTTGGGATATTGAAAACTGTTCCGTTCCCTCTGGCCGCTCAGCTACTGCTGTTGTACAGAGAATCCGTGAGAAG TTTTTTAAAGGCCACAGAGAAGCCGAATTCATCTGTGTGTGTGACattagtaaagaaaacaaagaagttatTCAAGAGCTGAATAATTGCcag GTAACTGTTGCCCACATCAACGCTACCGCAAAGAATGCGGCTGACGATAAGCTCCGCCAGAGTCTCCGAAGATTCGCAAACACGCACACTGCTCCAGCCACTGTGGTTCTTGTGTCGA CTGATGTCAATTTTGCATTGGAACTCAGTGACCTGAGACACAGGCATGGTTTCCACATAATTTTGGTCCATAAAAACCAGGCCTCAGAAGCGCTGCTGCATCATGCTAATGAGCTGATCAGATTCGAAGAGTTCATTTCCGACCTGCCCCCCAGGTTACCACTAAAAATGCCA CAGTGCCACACTCTGCTCTATGTTTATAACCTACCAGCAAATAAAGATGGCAAGAGCATCAGCAACAGGCTCAGGCGCCTGTCTGATAATTGTGGTGGGAAAGTGCTGAGTATCACAGGCTGCAGTGCGATTCTCCGCTTCATAAACCAAGATAGTGCGGAACGGGCTCAGAAGCGAATGGAAAATGAAGATGTCTTTGGTAATAGGATCATTGTGTCATTTACTCCAAAAACTAGAGAACTCTGTGAGACAAAGAGTTCCAGTGCAATTGCCGATAAAGCGAAGTCTCCCAAAAAACTTAAGAATCCAAAATTGTGCCTCATCAAAGATACAAGTGAACAATCTTCCAGTGCCAAAGCCACGCCTGGAAAAGGGTCGCAGGCAAATTCTGGATCTGCtacaaaaaacacaaatgttaAAAGTTTACAG GAGCTGTGCCGCATGGAGTCGAAGACCGGCACTAGAAACAGTGACTCCCAGCAAGGTAACCCGAGGCTGGCGGCACCTCCTCACAGAAGCTTGAGTGCCACAGCACCGGTGCCCAAAAACTCGGGGACAGCAGAATCTGCTTACAAAACCAATCCAAA AAAAGAGAACCTCTGTGCCCGAAGTGTCACCAGTTCTCCCgtagagaaaaaagacaaagaggagacCCCATTCCAAGTGAGTTACCCATCGGCTTTTAGCAAGTTGATCACATCAAGGCAAGTCAGTCCTCTGCTCTCCGCACAGTCGTGGTCCTCTCG AGCGTCCCCACTTGCTTTCAACATTGCAAATCCGAGCATTGGTGCCGACAGCTCAGACCCGTTTGCAAATGGCGCTGACATCCAGATCAGCAACATTGACTACAGATTGTCCCGGAAGGAGCTGCAGCAGCTCATGCAGGAAGCGTTTTCCAGGCACGGCAAG GTGAAGAGTGTTGAGCTCAGCCCCCATACAGATTATCAGCTCAAGGCTGTTGTTCAGATGGAGAACTTACAAGAAGCAATCAGTGCGGTGAATAGCCTCCACAGATACAAAATTGGCAGCAAGAAGATCCTGGTCTCACTTGCCACAGGAGCTGCTAATAAATCACTCTCTTTACTGAG TGCAGAAACAATGTCTATTCTTCAGGATGCTCCTGCCTGCTGTctgcctctttttaaatttacagatatctatgaaaaaaa GTTTGGACACAAGTTGAATGTGTCagatttatataaattaacaGACACAGTCGCAATCCGTGAACAAGGGAATGGCAGACTGGTGTGTCTCCTACCCAGCAGTCAGGCCCGGCAGAGCCCCTTGGGGTCTTCCCAGTCGCATGACGGCTCTTCGACGAATTGCAGCCCAATTATATTTGAAGAGTTAGAGTATCACGAGCCTGTCTGCAGACAGCATTGTTCCAATAAGGACTTCAG TGAGCATGAATTTGATCCAGACTCCTATAAGATTCCTTTTGTGATTCTGTCTTTGAAGACGTTTGCGCCCCAGGTTCATAGTCTTCTGCAGACACACGAGGGCACCGTGCCTTTATTAAG CTTTCCAGATTGTTATGCTGCTGAGTTTGGTGACCTGGAAGCAGTGCAGGAGAACCAAGGGGGTGTTCCCTTGGAGCACCTCATCACCTGTGTTCCGGGCGTAAACATTGCCACTGCGCAGAATGGCGTCAAAGTGGTCAAATGGATTCACAACAAGCCCCCGCCTCCAAACACGG ACCCTTGGCTCCTGCGTTCTAAAAGTCCTGTGGGCAACCCCCAGCTGATCCAGTTCAGCAGGGAAGTGATTGACCTGCTGAAGAGCCAGCCGTCCTGTGTCATCCCCATTAGCAATTTCATCCCGTCCTACCACCACCATTTTGCAAAGCAGTGTCGGGTATCAGACTATGGATATTCTAAGCTGATAGAATTATTGGAAGCCGTGCCTCATGTGTTGCAG ATTCTCGGAATGGGCTCCAAACGTTTGTTGACCCTTACCCACAGAGCCCAGGTGAAGCGCTTTACTCAGGATTTACTAAAACTTCTCAAATCCCAAGCCAGCAAACAGGTCATTGTGAGGGAGTTCTCACAAGCTTATCATTG GTGTTTCTCAAAAGACTGGGATGTCACCGAATATGGTGTTTGTGAGTTGATCGATATCGTGTCAGAGATCCCAGACACAACCATCTGCTTGTCCCAACAAGATAACGAAATGGTGATTTGTATCCCTAAGAGAG agcgtACCCAGGATGAAATAGAAAGGACAAAACAGTTCTCCAAGGATGTTGTTGATTTGCTGCGGCACCAACCACACTTCCGGATGCCCTTTAACAAATTTATCCCTTCCTACCACCACCACTTTGGCCGGCAGTGCAAACTCGCGTACTACGGGTTTACCAAACTACTTGAACTTTTTGAAGCCATACCTGATATTTTACAA GTATTGGAATGTGGGGAAGAAAAAATCCTCACTTTGACAGAGGTGGAACGATTCAAAGCGCTGGCTGCCCAGTTTGTCAAACTCCTGCGGTCCCAAAAAGATAACTGCCTTATGATGACGGATCTGCTCACAGAATATGCTAAAACTTTTGGTTACACATTTCGTCTCCAAGACTATGATGTCAGTTCAATTTCAGCTTTAACTCAGAAACTCTGCCATGTGGTAAAG ATTGCTGACATGGAGTCAGGCAAACAGATTCAGCTGATCAACCGCAAGTCCCTGCGCGCCCTCACCGCTCAGCTGCTGGTGTTGCTGATGTCTTGGGAAGGAACAGCCCACCTTTCTGTCGATGAGCTCAAGAGACATTATGAAACTACCCATAGCGTTCCCCTCAACCCCTGTGAATATGGATTCATGACCTTGACCGAACTTCTGAAGAGTCTGCCCTACCTAGTGGAG GTTTTCACTAACGAAAAGACAGAGGAGTGTGTAAAGCTCACTAGCCTGTATTTGTTTGCCAAGAACGTGCGGTCTTTACTTCATACTTACCACTACCAGCAGCTTTTTCTCCATGAGTTTTCCATGGCCTATACCAAGTATGTCGGAGAAACACTGCAACCCAAGACCTATGGCTACAGTAGCGTGGAGGAGCTCTTGGGAGCAATCCCTCAG GTGGTCTGGATAAAAGGACATGGTCATAAGAGAATTGTAGTGttaaaaaatgacatgaaaa GTCGTTTGAGTTCACTTGGGcttgcccccacccaccctgaaAACCAGCCCTCAGCCACAGAGCACATCCCAGCGGTGCCTGAATCTGGCATAGCTGTGGAACTTGAACTTGGAGCAGGCAGCGATG GGCCCCACCAGACAGATCAGGAGCTTCTCCGCCTGACCAACGACTCCCCTGTGGACCTTCTCTGTGCACCCGTCCCTTCGTGCCTGCCGTCCCCTCAGCTGAGACCAGATCCTGTCATCCTCCAATCTGCTGATCTCATTCAGTTTGAGGAACATCCTCCAGAGCCTCCTG AAATTATGAGTttaaaccaagaagaaaaaattgaaattccAGTACCAGTAAAGAACCACAACCCAGCCTCGGACTCCGGCTCCTCCGGCATCTCAGCAGCTGTCCCAgtgcctccctgcccctcctcagaAACCTCAGAGTCACTGCCCAGCAAGGACCCCGTGGAGAGCCCAGCCAAAAAGCAACccaaaaatagagtaaaattgGCAGCCAATTTTTCCTTTGCACCTATAACCAAGCTTTGA
- the MARF1 gene encoding meiosis regulator and mRNA stability factor 1 isoform X3: MMEGSGTEDSCSRTPGWLQQNNDAKPWLWKFSNCFSRPEQTLPLSPQTKDYMENKKVAVELKDVPSPLHAGSKLFPAVPLPDIHSLQQPKIQLSPVPKVSCCAHCPNEPSTSPMHFGGGGGGGSGGTGSLIHPGALLDSQSTRTITCQVGSGFAFQSASSLQNASARNNLAGIASDFPSMCLESNLSACKHLPCCGKLHFQSCHGNVHKLHQFPALQGCASAAYFPCSDFTSGAPGHLEEHISQSELTPHLCTNSLHLNVVPPVCLKGSLYCEDCLNKPARNSIIDAAKVWPNIPPPNTQTAPVTIPLCNGCGTKGTGKETTLLLATSLGKASSKFGSPEVALAGQVLENLPPIGVFWDIENCSVPSGRSATAVVQRIREKFFKGHREAEFICVCDISKENKEVIQELNNCQVTVAHINATAKNAADDKLRQSLRRFANTHTAPATVVLVSTDVNFALELSDLRHRHGFHIILVHKNQASEALLHHANELIRFEEFISDLPPRLPLKMPCHTLLYVYNLPANKDGKSISNRLRRLSDNCGGKVLSITGCSAILRFINQDSAERAQKRMENEDVFGNRIIVSFTPKTRELCETKSSSAIADKAKSPKKLKNPKLCLIKDTSEQSSSAKATPGKGSQANSGSATKNTNVKSLQELCRMESKTGTRNSDSQQGNPRLAAPPHRSLSATAPVPKNSGTAESAYKTNPKKENLCARSVTSSPVEKKDKEETPFQVSYPSAFSKLITSRQVSPLLSAQSWSSRRSMSPNLLNRASPLAFNIANPSIGADSSDPFANGADIQISNIDYRLSRKELQQLMQEAFSRHGKVKSVELSPHTDYQLKAVVQMENLQEAISAVNSLHRYKIGSKKILVSLATGAANKSLSLLSAETMSILQDAPACCLPLFKFTDIYEKKFGHKLNVSDLYKLTDTVAIREQGNGRLVCLLPSSQARQSPLGSSQSHDGSSTNCSPIIFEELEYHEPVCRQHCSNKDFSEHEFDPDSYKIPFVILSLKTFAPQVHSLLQTHEGTVPLLSFPDCYAAEFGDLEAVQENQGGVPLEHLITCVPGVNIATAQNGVKVVKWIHNKPPPPNTDPWLLRSKSPVGNPQLIQFSREVIDLLKSQPSCVIPISNFIPSYHHHFAKQCRVSDYGYSKLIELLEAVPHVLQILGMGSKRLLTLTHRAQVKRFTQDLLKLLKSQASKQVIVREFSQAYHWCFSKDWDVTEYGVCELIDIVSEIPDTTICLSQQDNEMVICIPKRERTQDEIERTKQFSKDVVDLLRHQPHFRMPFNKFIPSYHHHFGRQCKLAYYGFTKLLELFEAIPDILQVLECGEEKILTLTEVERFKALAAQFVKLLRSQKDNCLMMTDLLTEYAKTFGYTFRLQDYDVSSISALTQKLCHVVKIADMESGKQIQLINRKSLRALTAQLLVLLMSWEGTAHLSVDELKRHYETTHSVPLNPCEYGFMTLTELLKSLPYLVEVFTNEKTEECVKLTSLYLFAKNVRSLLHTYHYQQLFLHEFSMAYTKYVGETLQPKTYGYSSVEELLGAIPQVVWIKGHGHKRIVVLKNDMKSRLSSLGLAPTHPENQPSATEHIPAVPESGIAVELELGAGSDGPHQTDQELLRLTNDSPVDLLCAPVPSCLPSPQLRPDPVILQSADLIQFEEHPPEPPEIMSLNQEEKIEIPVPVKNHNPASDSGSSGISAAVPVPPCPSSETSESLPSKDPVESPAKKQPKNRVKLAANFSFAPITKL, translated from the exons AAAGATTACATGGAGAACAAGAAAGTTGCTGTGGAATTAAAGGATGTGCCATCTCCCCTTCATGCTGGCTCTAAACTTtttccagcagtcccacttccaGATATCCATTCTCTTCAGCAACCTAAAATACAGCTTTCACCTGTCCCCAAAGTAAGCTGCTGTGCTCATTGCCCTAATGAACCCTCCACGTCGCCAATGCATtttggtggtggcggtggtggcggGAGCGGAGGTACCGGTAGCTTGATTCACCCGGGCGCACTGTTAGACTCGCAGAGCACCAGGACCATCACGTGTCAGGTAGGGTCAGGGTTCGCTTTCCAGTCTGCGTCTTCGCTCCAGAATGCCTCAGCTAGGAACAATTTGGCCGGCATTGCAAGTGACTTTCCCAGCATGTGTCTCGAAAGTAATCTCTCTGCCTGCAAACACCTGCCCTGTTGCGGAAAGCTTCATTTCCAGTCATGCCATGGTAATGTGCACAAGCTGCATCAGTTCCCGGCTCTCCAGGGCTGCGCCTCTGCTGCCTATTTCCCCTGTTCTGATTTCACAAGCGGGGCTCCAGGGCATTTGGAAGAGCACATTTCACAGTCGGAGCTAACGCCTCACTTGTGCACCAATTCTTTGCACCTAAATGTGGTACCTCCGGTTTGTTTAAAGGGCTCACTTTACTGCGAAGACTGTCTAAACAAG ccGGCAAGAAATAGTATAATTGATGCTGCTAAAGTCTGGCCAAATATACCACCTCCAAATACTCAAACTGCACCTGTTACTATTCCTCTGTGTAATGGCTGTGGAACCAAAGGAACAGGGAAGGAGACCACGTTGTTATTGGCGACCAGTCTAGGCAAAGCTTCTTCGAAATTTG GGTCACCAGAAGTTGCGCTAGCCGGACAGGTGCTGGAAAACTTACCCCCGATTGGAGTTTTTTGGGATATTGAAAACTGTTCCGTTCCCTCTGGCCGCTCAGCTACTGCTGTTGTACAGAGAATCCGTGAGAAG TTTTTTAAAGGCCACAGAGAAGCCGAATTCATCTGTGTGTGTGACattagtaaagaaaacaaagaagttatTCAAGAGCTGAATAATTGCcag GTAACTGTTGCCCACATCAACGCTACCGCAAAGAATGCGGCTGACGATAAGCTCCGCCAGAGTCTCCGAAGATTCGCAAACACGCACACTGCTCCAGCCACTGTGGTTCTTGTGTCGA CTGATGTCAATTTTGCATTGGAACTCAGTGACCTGAGACACAGGCATGGTTTCCACATAATTTTGGTCCATAAAAACCAGGCCTCAGAAGCGCTGCTGCATCATGCTAATGAGCTGATCAGATTCGAAGAGTTCATTTCCGACCTGCCCCCCAGGTTACCACTAAAAATGCCA TGCCACACTCTGCTCTATGTTTATAACCTACCAGCAAATAAAGATGGCAAGAGCATCAGCAACAGGCTCAGGCGCCTGTCTGATAATTGTGGTGGGAAAGTGCTGAGTATCACAGGCTGCAGTGCGATTCTCCGCTTCATAAACCAAGATAGTGCGGAACGGGCTCAGAAGCGAATGGAAAATGAAGATGTCTTTGGTAATAGGATCATTGTGTCATTTACTCCAAAAACTAGAGAACTCTGTGAGACAAAGAGTTCCAGTGCAATTGCCGATAAAGCGAAGTCTCCCAAAAAACTTAAGAATCCAAAATTGTGCCTCATCAAAGATACAAGTGAACAATCTTCCAGTGCCAAAGCCACGCCTGGAAAAGGGTCGCAGGCAAATTCTGGATCTGCtacaaaaaacacaaatgttaAAAGTTTACAG GAGCTGTGCCGCATGGAGTCGAAGACCGGCACTAGAAACAGTGACTCCCAGCAAGGTAACCCGAGGCTGGCGGCACCTCCTCACAGAAGCTTGAGTGCCACAGCACCGGTGCCCAAAAACTCGGGGACAGCAGAATCTGCTTACAAAACCAATCCAAA AAAAGAGAACCTCTGTGCCCGAAGTGTCACCAGTTCTCCCgtagagaaaaaagacaaagaggagacCCCATTCCAAGTGAGTTACCCATCGGCTTTTAGCAAGTTGATCACATCAAGGCAAGTCAGTCCTCTGCTCTCCGCACAGTCGTGGTCCTCTCG CAGGAGTATGTCTCCAAACCTTTTAAACAGAGCGTCCCCACTTGCTTTCAACATTGCAAATCCGAGCATTGGTGCCGACAGCTCAGACCCGTTTGCAAATGGCGCTGACATCCAGATCAGCAACATTGACTACAGATTGTCCCGGAAGGAGCTGCAGCAGCTCATGCAGGAAGCGTTTTCCAGGCACGGCAAG GTGAAGAGTGTTGAGCTCAGCCCCCATACAGATTATCAGCTCAAGGCTGTTGTTCAGATGGAGAACTTACAAGAAGCAATCAGTGCGGTGAATAGCCTCCACAGATACAAAATTGGCAGCAAGAAGATCCTGGTCTCACTTGCCACAGGAGCTGCTAATAAATCACTCTCTTTACTGAG TGCAGAAACAATGTCTATTCTTCAGGATGCTCCTGCCTGCTGTctgcctctttttaaatttacagatatctatgaaaaaaa GTTTGGACACAAGTTGAATGTGTCagatttatataaattaacaGACACAGTCGCAATCCGTGAACAAGGGAATGGCAGACTGGTGTGTCTCCTACCCAGCAGTCAGGCCCGGCAGAGCCCCTTGGGGTCTTCCCAGTCGCATGACGGCTCTTCGACGAATTGCAGCCCAATTATATTTGAAGAGTTAGAGTATCACGAGCCTGTCTGCAGACAGCATTGTTCCAATAAGGACTTCAG TGAGCATGAATTTGATCCAGACTCCTATAAGATTCCTTTTGTGATTCTGTCTTTGAAGACGTTTGCGCCCCAGGTTCATAGTCTTCTGCAGACACACGAGGGCACCGTGCCTTTATTAAG CTTTCCAGATTGTTATGCTGCTGAGTTTGGTGACCTGGAAGCAGTGCAGGAGAACCAAGGGGGTGTTCCCTTGGAGCACCTCATCACCTGTGTTCCGGGCGTAAACATTGCCACTGCGCAGAATGGCGTCAAAGTGGTCAAATGGATTCACAACAAGCCCCCGCCTCCAAACACGG ACCCTTGGCTCCTGCGTTCTAAAAGTCCTGTGGGCAACCCCCAGCTGATCCAGTTCAGCAGGGAAGTGATTGACCTGCTGAAGAGCCAGCCGTCCTGTGTCATCCCCATTAGCAATTTCATCCCGTCCTACCACCACCATTTTGCAAAGCAGTGTCGGGTATCAGACTATGGATATTCTAAGCTGATAGAATTATTGGAAGCCGTGCCTCATGTGTTGCAG ATTCTCGGAATGGGCTCCAAACGTTTGTTGACCCTTACCCACAGAGCCCAGGTGAAGCGCTTTACTCAGGATTTACTAAAACTTCTCAAATCCCAAGCCAGCAAACAGGTCATTGTGAGGGAGTTCTCACAAGCTTATCATTG GTGTTTCTCAAAAGACTGGGATGTCACCGAATATGGTGTTTGTGAGTTGATCGATATCGTGTCAGAGATCCCAGACACAACCATCTGCTTGTCCCAACAAGATAACGAAATGGTGATTTGTATCCCTAAGAGAG agcgtACCCAGGATGAAATAGAAAGGACAAAACAGTTCTCCAAGGATGTTGTTGATTTGCTGCGGCACCAACCACACTTCCGGATGCCCTTTAACAAATTTATCCCTTCCTACCACCACCACTTTGGCCGGCAGTGCAAACTCGCGTACTACGGGTTTACCAAACTACTTGAACTTTTTGAAGCCATACCTGATATTTTACAA GTATTGGAATGTGGGGAAGAAAAAATCCTCACTTTGACAGAGGTGGAACGATTCAAAGCGCTGGCTGCCCAGTTTGTCAAACTCCTGCGGTCCCAAAAAGATAACTGCCTTATGATGACGGATCTGCTCACAGAATATGCTAAAACTTTTGGTTACACATTTCGTCTCCAAGACTATGATGTCAGTTCAATTTCAGCTTTAACTCAGAAACTCTGCCATGTGGTAAAG ATTGCTGACATGGAGTCAGGCAAACAGATTCAGCTGATCAACCGCAAGTCCCTGCGCGCCCTCACCGCTCAGCTGCTGGTGTTGCTGATGTCTTGGGAAGGAACAGCCCACCTTTCTGTCGATGAGCTCAAGAGACATTATGAAACTACCCATAGCGTTCCCCTCAACCCCTGTGAATATGGATTCATGACCTTGACCGAACTTCTGAAGAGTCTGCCCTACCTAGTGGAG GTTTTCACTAACGAAAAGACAGAGGAGTGTGTAAAGCTCACTAGCCTGTATTTGTTTGCCAAGAACGTGCGGTCTTTACTTCATACTTACCACTACCAGCAGCTTTTTCTCCATGAGTTTTCCATGGCCTATACCAAGTATGTCGGAGAAACACTGCAACCCAAGACCTATGGCTACAGTAGCGTGGAGGAGCTCTTGGGAGCAATCCCTCAG GTGGTCTGGATAAAAGGACATGGTCATAAGAGAATTGTAGTGttaaaaaatgacatgaaaa GTCGTTTGAGTTCACTTGGGcttgcccccacccaccctgaaAACCAGCCCTCAGCCACAGAGCACATCCCAGCGGTGCCTGAATCTGGCATAGCTGTGGAACTTGAACTTGGAGCAGGCAGCGATG GGCCCCACCAGACAGATCAGGAGCTTCTCCGCCTGACCAACGACTCCCCTGTGGACCTTCTCTGTGCACCCGTCCCTTCGTGCCTGCCGTCCCCTCAGCTGAGACCAGATCCTGTCATCCTCCAATCTGCTGATCTCATTCAGTTTGAGGAACATCCTCCAGAGCCTCCTG AAATTATGAGTttaaaccaagaagaaaaaattgaaattccAGTACCAGTAAAGAACCACAACCCAGCCTCGGACTCCGGCTCCTCCGGCATCTCAGCAGCTGTCCCAgtgcctccctgcccctcctcagaAACCTCAGAGTCACTGCCCAGCAAGGACCCCGTGGAGAGCCCAGCCAAAAAGCAACccaaaaatagagtaaaattgGCAGCCAATTTTTCCTTTGCACCTATAACCAAGCTTTGA